Proteins encoded in a region of the Elaeis guineensis isolate ETL-2024a chromosome 7, EG11, whole genome shotgun sequence genome:
- the LOC105048929 gene encoding uncharacterized protein At3g27210, with translation MGSCASVQKNPDTAMGFRLGLGAKAKRFFIPCPAKEKPLNGEENPVGGFDFKGKVVDSGLDLRSPVFGSKEEIFFDSRPWLDSDCEDDFYSVNGEFTPSRGSTPNYQTTTTATPRLNDAFFIDKFPDSKSEPSPTGRKKLAELLRESSQGEKNIKEQNASDNKKFEINGKPDGGKISSDQPPKSLDGSPYISGANSVYSGEVSPTRDPKNRKERTWKSVHCCLPSLVQSFNFDERRQKMSPGPCAA, from the exons ATGGGTTCTTGCGCTTCGGTTCAGAAGAATCCGGATACCGCTATGGGATTTCGGCTGGGTTTAGGCGCTAAGGCCAAGAGGTTCTTCATTCCTTGCCCTGCCAAAGAGAAGCCTTTGAATGGGGAGGAGAACCCGGTTGGTGGGTTTGATTTCAAGGGCAAGGTTGTGGACTCTGGATTGGATCTTAGGAGCCCAGTATTTG GTAGTAAGGAGGAGATCTTTTTTGACTCGCGGCCATGGTTAGACTCCGACTGTGAAGATGATTTCTACAGTGTCAATGGAG aatTTACTCCGTCTCGTGGCAGTACTCCAAATTACCAGACAACCACAACTGCAACACCTCGGCTAAATGATGCTTTCTTTATCGACAAATTTCCTGACTCTAAATCAGAACCTTCTCCAACTGGTAGAAAAAAACTGGCTGAACTTCTTCGAGAATCATCGCAAGGTGAAAAGAATATCAAGGAACAAAATGCTTCTGATAACAAGAAATTTGAAATCAACGGGAAACCGGATGGTGGCAAAATCAGCTCTGACCAACCTCCGAAATCATTAGATGGAAGTCCCTACATCTCTGGAGCCAATTCTGTGTACAGCGGTGAAGTGTCTCCCACTAGAGACCCTAAGAACAGAAAAGAGAGGACATGGAAAAGTGTACATTGTTGCTTGCCTAGTTTGGTACAGAGTTTTAACTTTGATGAGAGGAGGCAGAAAATGAGCCCAGGACCCTGTGCTGCCTGA